The region CACCGACGAGAAATGCGTCAATCGCCCACGTCAGCGGGAACTTCTTGATGTGCTCGCTCACGTCGAGTGTAGACCCGGCCGCACCCGTGAGCTGGTGCACGGCGACGCGCACCTCTTCCTGGTCCCGCTCGATCGATTGCAGGAGGTCCTCACGCTGTTCGGCGAAGTCAATCTTTTCCACGGTCAGTTCTTTCCTTCGGCTGGTAACGGTTCACGCTGTCGTGTTGGCCCGTTGCCGTTCGGGCGCACCCGTGTCGGCGGCCGACTGTGTCGCATGGCGAGCGTGACGAGCCCGACCGCACCTGCCCCGTTGAGCAACCCGAAGGCGGCTAAACGAATGACCGGGCTGGCATCTGGGGCTACGAGCAGGACGAAGGCTCCCGCCCCGGCGAACCACGCCGCCGTCGCCAAGACCATGCCGGCGCCGACCAATGCGGCACGCTCGATCGAACGCGAGAGCAGCTCTCGCCCTTCGAGCAGCGCCAAGTCGATCCGCTTGGTGATCACACCTTGACTGCCGGCCACCAAATGCTCGATCGATGACGCCACGGACGATTCGTCGGTGAAGCTGTCGCCTCCGGCGCTGTCGCTGTTCGTCCCTGATGGTTCTGCAAGTTCCACGATTGACCTGCCCGATTACGCCATCTGCTCTCGATCGAGCCTTGCGCTCGATGAACACGGAAAACTGGCCATGGTTCGATTGTACGAAAACCGCTGGGGCGCCGTAAGATCGGACAACTACGCGCGTGGTTCTACGCGCCGAGCCCTACGCCATCAGCCGGCAGCCTCCCGGCTTCGATGAAAAAGATGACGGCCGTGCGCTCAACTCCTGGGACCGAGAACCGAAAAGACGCACGCTGCCCTGCCCTGGTCAGGCATCCGAGCCCTGATGCTGGCTGTGCTTGAGGATGCGATCCACAGTTTGAGGTTATCGGAATGGCTTGTCCGTGCTGAAGCAGAACAAACGCGGCTACACGCGTGGGTCTGCTTCCCGGGCCCCCAGCACGGTGCGGACCAGCTGCGCGGCCGAGGAGACGTTCGCCTTCAAGAGCACCATGCGGCGGTGTCCTTCCACGGTACGGACGCTGACATGCAACGCCGCCGCGATTTCCTTGGACGGTTTGCCCGCGATCAGCAACTCCATTACTTCGCGTTCGCGGGGCGTGAGCTGCGCGAGTCGCTCGCTGACGGCGGTGCGGTCGGTCGTCGCCGCGCGTGCCTGGTGATCAAAGTCGATCGCGGCACCGATCCGCTCCAGCAACACAGCGGGCGGCGCCGGCTTTTGCAGGAAGTCGAATGCCCCCGCCTTCAACGCCCGCACGGAGGTCTGCACATCCCCGTGGCCGGTCAGCACGATGATCGGGAGCATTGCCTTGCGCCGGCGGAGTTCGTCCTGGAGGGCAAGGCCGTTGCCGTATCGCAAGCGGACATCCAGCACCAAGCAGCCCGGGTGCTCGGGATTGTAGGCGGCGAGGAACTCTTCACCCGAGGCGTACGTCTCGACCGCGAGGCCCGCCGACTCCAGCAACGCGCGCAACGACTTGCGCACCCCGCCGTTATCGTCCACGACAAAGACAGTCGCCGCGGCCGCCGTGTAGGACGCCTTTGCCGCGCTGTCCTCCGCCGCTGCCGCGACAGCGCACCATGGGCGGCCGGCCGGCTCAGCATCGGCGCACTCTTTAGAAGCAAGGGAAGACGGCACGGCCAGAGTTCGCTCCTGCACACTGCGTCTTCAATTGGGTCCGCGATGGCGCCACGCCGTCACGGCCCCATCCGCGTTCGCCACCTGGACAAGAAACTCATCCACACCGGCACGCCGCAACTGCGTCGGCTGCGCCCGGCGTTGCGTCAGGCGCAGGAGCCGCTCTTGGAACCGGAACGCCGTCCGTGGCCAGTGCACCAGACAGTACGCGCCAAGCCGAGTGAGCAATGAATTGCGCGGCCGCATGCCGAAACGCGCAAAGCCTTCGAGCGTGAACCCGAATCCGCAGAGCAGATCCACCAACGCCCGCGGCTCGTACCGGCGCGCATGACCGACGACGCGGTCGAACTCATGCCACCGATGCATGTGCATCGGCGTGCTCAGGACGAGCCATCCATTTGCCGCACTCACGCGCGCGAGCTCGCGCCCCACACCAACGTCGTCGCGGACGTGTTCCAGGATGTCGAACAAGTACATCTGCGATACGGCACCCGACGCGAACGGCAGCGCGTCGATGCTCGCACGGATGACGCGCGCGCCGGCGCGCCGTAGTTTCGTGCAGGCGGTCGGACTGACATCGACGAACAGCGCCTCGGCGAGCGGCAGGCGCGGCCGCAGGCCACAGCCAATTTCAACTTGCAACCCCTCAGCTTTGGTCGGAACTCGGACGCCCGGCATCGCCAGCAGCGATGCGGCTCGCCAGCAGCGTTCGTAGAATCGACGATTGTAACGATCGACGTCGCGGAGTTGCGAAGGGTTATTCACGCGGTGGTCTACGAGCGCCCCGCGCTCGCTCGGCGATGCCAGTGCTCGCCGAGCCGGCTGCGCGCTGGCGACGAGTCGATTCACTGTTGCCCCTTCACCCGCATGTCGTTCTTGACGGACTTGACCCCCTTGACGTTGCGCGCAACTTCGACCGCCTTGTTGATGTCGGCCTGAGCACTGACGAAGCCGCTCAACTGCACCGTCCCCTTGAAGCTTTCGACGTTGATCTCGCTCGATTTCAGCGAAGGTTCGTTGACCGCTGCCGCCTTCACTTTGGCAGTAATCACGGTATCGTCAACATACTCCCCGGTGCCCTCATGCTTTGCCGTCGCGGCGCATCCCAGGAGAGCAGCCAGCAGGATGGCGAACGAGACGGTGGCGAACCGATTGAATCGTCTCATGGCGATCCTCGTTCAGTTTGGGGGGAGCCCCGGCGGCACCGGGAGGGGGACCGCAAGCGCCGCCGGGGCTATGTGTGTAGAGAGACGCGGTCACTGGACGCGCAGCTCTACACGACGGTTCTGGGCTCGGCCGTCCGCGGTGTCGTTGGACGCCACCGGGCGCGATTCGCCGAACCCTTCAGTTGT is a window of Deltaproteobacteria bacterium DNA encoding:
- a CDS encoding BON domain-containing protein, whose protein sequence is MRRFNRFATVSFAILLAALLGCAATAKHEGTGEYVDDTVITAKVKAAAVNEPSLKSSEINVESFKGTVQLSGFVSAQADINKAVEVARNVKGVKSVKNDMRVKGQQ
- a CDS encoding phage holin family protein, translated to MELAEPSGTNSDSAGGDSFTDESSVASSIEHLVAGSQGVITKRIDLALLEGRELLSRSIERAALVGAGMVLATAAWFAGAGAFVLLVAPDASPVIRLAAFGLLNGAGAVGLVTLAMRHSRPPTRVRPNGNGPTRQREPLPAEGKN
- a CDS encoding response regulator transcription factor; amino-acid sequence: MDDNGGVRKSLRALLESAGLAVETYASGEEFLAAYNPEHPGCLVLDVRLRYGNGLALQDELRRRKAMLPIIVLTGHGDVQTSVRALKAGAFDFLQKPAPPAVLLERIGAAIDFDHQARAATTDRTAVSERLAQLTPREREVMELLIAGKPSKEIAAALHVSVRTVEGHRRMVLLKANVSSAAQLVRTVLGAREADPRV
- a CDS encoding methyltransferase domain-containing protein produces the protein MNRLVASAQPARRALASPSERGALVDHRVNNPSQLRDVDRYNRRFYERCWRAASLLAMPGVRVPTKAEGLQVEIGCGLRPRLPLAEALFVDVSPTACTKLRRAGARVIRASIDALPFASGAVSQMYLFDILEHVRDDVGVGRELARVSAANGWLVLSTPMHMHRWHEFDRVVGHARRYEPRALVDLLCGFGFTLEGFARFGMRPRNSLLTRLGAYCLVHWPRTAFRFQERLLRLTQRRAQPTQLRRAGVDEFLVQVANADGAVTAWRHRGPN